The Rhizobium sp. CCGE531 genomic sequence CATCGCAAGCCGGCGAATCCAGCATTCTGCCGATCGACTTCGACATTGACGTCAGGCCCTACAGCCTGATCACAGCGCACGAACGCGCCATGCCGCCAAGCGCCCGGCTGCTGCACGACATGATCCTGGAAGAGAGCAGGAATCTTTCGCCGACATAACTTCACGCTCGCGGCCGCGCGCCCATAAGCTCCACGCCAACTTCCGCTCCTATGAAACTTGGTGTGGAGACCCGAATGTTGTTCAGGCAATCATTGTTTCAATCCGTGCTCGACCGCCTCGATACCGAAGAGGACACGTCGGAAAAGGAAGAGGCGGCGCATCGCATCCGCGGCCTCAACCTCAGTTTTGCCGCGACGGTGCTCGGCGGCGAGACGCCTGACACACACCGGCCCGACGAAGCCTATCGCGACAATCTCGGCGACCCGATCATTCCGCCCGAACCGGCACCAGAACCCGTGCCGCAAGAGCCGGAACCGCCGGCCATGCCGGAGCATCTGAGCCGAACGTCACGGGAAGAGATCGCCACGGAGCTTGCAATCACCGCCGAACAGACGCGCGAGATCCTGCAGGAGAAGCGCCGCGGCTTTGCCAAGGTCAATCACCCCGATAGTGTCGCCGCTCTGTTCCGCGAACAGGCGACCATCCGCATGATGCTTGCCAATCAGCTGATCGACGAAGCCATACGCCGCCTCAAGCGATGATTATTTCTTGTCCTCTGTGGGCTCTTCATCCTCGGCGGCATCGTCCCGCGCGGGCGCATCATTGGTTGCCGCGGGCGGCTTCGGCTTGAAATTCAGAAGCAGCATCCAGGCCGAATAGACGCCAAGCGCGCCGGAAAGCATGGCCCAGAATGGCTGCGAGCCAAAGGTTTCGACGGCTGCCCAGCCAAAACAGACGGCCACGATGAGGATGCGCACCCAAAGCGGCTTATAGAGCGGGTGGCTGGGATCGATCAGTTGCATGGGTCTCTTTTGCCTGTTCAAGAAAATATGTCTTTAGCGCATCATCGGGAAAATTGTGAAGCGGTCTGGATAAAATAAGGTGTCGTGGGCAAATTCCGAATATGCCGGCATGGCATTATGATTTTCGGAATTGTGAAGTCCGGGCGGCTTGACGTCGCCATGGGAAAATGGAATGAAAATTCCATATGGGTTGATATTCGGTCCATTTGTTCCGAATCCAGGGAGGTAAGAATGACTGTCAGATTTGGTCTGCTCGGCGCCGGACGCATCGGCAAGGTACATGCGAAGGCCGTCAGCGGCGATGCCAACGCCAAGCTCGTCGCCGTCGCGGATGCCTTTCCGGCGGCGGCCGAAGCAATTTCAGCCGCCTATGGCTGCGAAGTGCGCACCATCGAAGCCATCGAAGCGGCAAAAGATATCGATGCCGTCGTCATCTGCACGCCGACCGATACCCATGCCGATCTGATCGAACGCTTCTCCCGCGCCGGCAAGGCCGTCTTCTGTGAAAAGCCCGTCGATCTCGACGTCGCCCGCGTCGAGGCCTGTATCAAGGTCGTCAAGGAAACCAAGGGCAAGCTGATGGTCGGCTTCAACCGCCGCTTCGACCCGCATTTCATGGCCGTCAAGAAGGCCATCGACGAAGGCCGCATCGGCATCGTGGAGATGGTGACGATCACCTCGCGCGATCCGGGCGCTCCGCCTGTCGATTACATCAAGCGCTCCGGCGGCATTTTCCGCGACATGACCATCCATGACTTCGACATGGCGCGCTTCCTGCTCGGCGAAGAGCCGGTGGCCGTGACCGCGACCGCCGCCGTGCTGGTCGACAAGGCGATCGGCGAGGCCGGCGATTATGACAGTGTTTCCGTCATCCTTCAGACGGCATCGGGCAAGCAGGCGATCATCTCCAACTCGCGCCGGGCCACCTACGGCTACGATCAGCGCATCGAAATCCATGGCTCGAAGGGAATGGTATCGGCCGAAAACCAGCGCGCCGTCTCCATCGAGCTCGCCAATGGCGATGGCTACACCCGCCCGCCGCTGCATGATTTCTTCATGACCCGCTACACCGAAGCCTATGCCAACGAAATCGCAAGCTTCATTGCCGCGGTCGAAAAGGGCGCCACCATCACCCCGTCGGGCACCGACGGCCTCGCCGCGCTGAAGCTCGCCGATGCCGCCTTGCAGTCGGTCAAGGAAGGCCGCCTGATAAAGGTCGACTAAACAGCACTCAGTTCCTGCAAGGAATATGATCCTCCCGATAAGTCCGCCGCGAATCGCTTCGCGGCGGACTTTTTCTTTGGCACCCCCGCGGCGACGTCCGATGGCACCTAGACGGAAACCCCTTGCGAATCAGATAAGTCTGTGCTTATCTATCAGCATGATCGAGAACGAGATATTCCGGGCTTTGGCGGACCCAACCCGCCGCACAATCTTCGAGAAGCTGGCGGCAGGCGGCATGAATGCCAGCGCCCTGCGTGAAGGCATGGACATCAGCCAGCCAGCGATGTCTCAGCACCTCTCGGTTCTTCGCGGTGCCGGCCTTGTCAAGGAAGAACGATTGGGGCGCTTCGTGAATTATGAGGTCGATCCGGAAGGGCTGGCACTCATCGCGCAATGGCTGGCGAAATACCGCGCCTATTGGCCCGCCCGCATCGAAGCTCTCAAAGTCTTGCTGAAGGATATGGACCAATGAACGACGGAAAGACTGAAGAGCGTAGCCATGATATCGAGCTTGAATACGATCTCGACGAACCGCCGCAAAAGGTTTGGCGCGCGATCAGCATCCCAGAATTTCGGGAGAACTGGCTGCCGAAGGAAGCCTTGGCCGATCCGGAAGCGACGTCCATGACGCCGGGCCAGGAAGTCCGCTATAGGATGCGGGACAACAGCCCGCCATTCCTCGAAAGCACCGTGACATTCCGGATCGCCCCGAACGCGACCGGCGGAACCAGCTTGCGGATCATCCACGAACTGACCGACGCAAGGTTCGAGCGGATGACGAGTGCCGCAAACAATAACGGCGTCTTCTCGCTCGCCGCCTGAGGCGGCGAAGCTCTCAGTAAATTCTTAAAGATTGGAGTTCGCCGATGCGCGAAGCGATGCAACTCGTCCCTATGGTCGTGGAACAGTCCAGCAGAGGAGAGCGGTCTTTCGATATCTATTCCCGCCTGCTGCGCGAGAGGATCATCTTCCTGAATGGTGAGGTCAACGATACCGTCTCGGCCCTGGTCTGCGCGCAATTGCTGTTTCTCGAGGCG encodes the following:
- a CDS encoding SRPBCC domain-containing protein; the encoded protein is MNDGKTEERSHDIELEYDLDEPPQKVWRAISIPEFRENWLPKEALADPEATSMTPGQEVRYRMRDNSPPFLESTVTFRIAPNATGGTSLRIIHELTDARFERMTSAANNNGVFSLAA
- a CDS encoding metalloregulator ArsR/SmtB family transcription factor, coding for MIENEIFRALADPTRRTIFEKLAAGGMNASALREGMDISQPAMSQHLSVLRGAGLVKEERLGRFVNYEVDPEGLALIAQWLAKYRAYWPARIEALKVLLKDMDQ
- the iolG gene encoding inositol 2-dehydrogenase, with translation MTVRFGLLGAGRIGKVHAKAVSGDANAKLVAVADAFPAAAEAISAAYGCEVRTIEAIEAAKDIDAVVICTPTDTHADLIERFSRAGKAVFCEKPVDLDVARVEACIKVVKETKGKLMVGFNRRFDPHFMAVKKAIDEGRIGIVEMVTITSRDPGAPPVDYIKRSGGIFRDMTIHDFDMARFLLGEEPVAVTATAAVLVDKAIGEAGDYDSVSVILQTASGKQAIISNSRRATYGYDQRIEIHGSKGMVSAENQRAVSIELANGDGYTRPPLHDFFMTRYTEAYANEIASFIAAVEKGATITPSGTDGLAALKLADAALQSVKEGRLIKVD